A region from the Anaerobranca californiensis DSM 14826 genome encodes:
- a CDS encoding G5 domain-containing protein, whose protein sequence is MYYDGKETVVLYPDPDLAIILALANIELGELDIVERDLDQDKKIYITRVKEEIITETTRIFFQEKRIANNNMLRGQTRILQQGYEGVKELIYKVVYHDGKQVEKTLLEEKIVKEKQDRIIEYGTIEAISRGGRLLAVKRMLTVTATAYCSGVEGTGCPVDHRGWTQCTGPYANGYTSIGWPAISGNGSRERPHIAAVDPSRIPLRSLLYIEGLGFAYAADVGSAIKGNRIDILMPTHYEAWRFGRQIRVVYIIDREL, encoded by the coding sequence ATTTATTATGATGGTAAAGAAACGGTAGTTTTATATCCAGACCCCGATTTAGCTATAATATTAGCTTTAGCAAATATAGAACTAGGGGAGTTAGACATAGTAGAAAGGGACTTAGACCAGGATAAAAAAATTTATATAACAAGGGTTAAAGAAGAAATTATAACGGAAACTACAAGAATATTTTTCCAGGAAAAAAGAATTGCTAATAATAATATGCTCAGGGGGCAAACAAGGATATTACAGCAAGGATATGAAGGAGTTAAAGAACTTATTTATAAGGTGGTATATCACGATGGGAAACAGGTAGAAAAAACCTTGTTAGAAGAAAAAATTGTTAAAGAAAAACAAGATAGGATTATAGAGTATGGTACAATAGAGGCTATCTCCCGAGGAGGTAGATTATTAGCTGTAAAGAGAATGTTAACTGTTACAGCCACAGCTTATTGTTCAGGGGTAGAGGGAACAGGCTGCCCCGTTGACCATAGGGGTTGGACTCAGTGTACAGGTCCTTATGCTAATGGTTATACATCTATTGGCTGGCCTGCCATTTCAGGGAATGGTTCTAGGGAAAGACCTCACATTGCAGCAGTAGATCCTTCGAGAATTCCTTTGAGATCATTATTGTATATAGAAGGTTTAGGCTTTGCTTATGCAGCTGATGTTGGGAGTGCAATAAAAGGCAATAGAATTGATATACTAATGCCAACCCACTACGAAGCTTGGCGCTTTGGCAGACAAATTAGGGTTGTGTATATAATTGACCGGGAGTTATAA
- a CDS encoding ubiquitin-like domain-containing protein, translated as MLKRILVGGVGFLLILGLALVFGAKKVSVIVDNQTYEIITFKSTFKDVLGELDLNLREEDRVNVIHNLL; from the coding sequence TTGTTAAAAAGGATCCTTGTGGGGGGAGTAGGATTTTTACTTATTCTTGGGTTAGCATTAGTTTTTGGAGCCAAAAAAGTTTCAGTAATTGTTGATAACCAAACTTATGAAATAATAACTTTTAAATCTACTTTTAAAGATGTTTTAGGAGAATTAGATTTAAATCTAAGGGAAGAAGATAGGGTTAATGTAATACACAATTTATTATGA
- a CDS encoding TatD family hydrolase codes for MFIDSHCHLDNPKLKKTVGEIIRESEENGVIAFVNSGYDLPSSLSGVEIAEKYSAVYTTVGIHPHDAQGVPEDYLLKLEELVQKPKVVALGEMGLDYYYQFSPKEVQKEIFCQQLELAFSLKKPFVIHQRDAMGDMLEILKRFPNPQYKGVFHCYSGSVETAKELIKMGYMLSIAGPVTFKNAKKTVEVVKEIPLEYLLVETDCPYLTPEPFRGKVNYPYYVKFVIDKIAEIKGISFDKVAYNTTKNSINFFKLSIELNNNDNN; via the coding sequence TTGTTTATAGATAGTCACTGTCATTTAGATAACCCTAAACTTAAAAAAACTGTGGGAGAAATTATCAGGGAAAGTGAAGAAAATGGAGTTATAGCCTTTGTTAATTCAGGCTATGATCTCCCTTCATCATTAAGTGGGGTAGAAATAGCGGAAAAATATTCAGCTGTTTATACTACCGTTGGGATACATCCCCATGATGCCCAAGGAGTTCCTGAAGATTATTTATTGAAGTTAGAAGAGCTGGTTCAAAAACCTAAAGTTGTGGCTTTAGGGGAAATGGGATTAGATTACTATTATCAATTCTCCCCTAAAGAAGTACAAAAAGAGATCTTTTGTCAGCAGCTAGAATTAGCTTTTTCACTAAAAAAACCATTTGTTATTCATCAAAGGGATGCCATGGGTGATATGCTGGAAATTTTAAAAAGATTTCCTAACCCCCAATATAAAGGTGTTTTCCATTGTTATTCCGGTAGTGTAGAAACAGCTAAAGAGCTGATTAAAATGGGGTACATGTTGTCTATAGCTGGTCCTGTAACTTTTAAAAATGCTAAAAAAACGGTGGAAGTGGTAAAAGAAATACCCTTGGAATATTTATTAGTAGAGACTGATTGCCCTTATTTAACCCCTGAACCATTTAGGGGTAAGGTAAACTATCCTTACTATGTGAAATTTGTTATTGATAAAATAGCGGAAATTAAGGGTATTTCCTTTGATAAAGTTGCATATAACACTACAAAAAATAGCATAAATTTCTTTAAATTAAGTATAGAATTAAATAATAATGATAACAATTAA